From the Acinetobacter wanghuae genome, one window contains:
- a CDS encoding LpxL/LpxP family acyltransferase, protein MSHQPEFKPGEFQWSFLLPQYWGIWIGIICLMMLAILPWALQFRLGQALGNVCFKALRSRRETTLRNLEVCFPEWSAAEVEANARQVFVDQMIGVFETLNAWYSPKWFQGRVTIEGLEYVEHAQAQNQGILFLGTHSTLLDAGGYLCAQYFEPDVVYRPQNNPLLDMLIYRCRATIYANQIDHDDMRGLVRKLKQGHAIWYSPDQDFGLKQGVMAPFFGVPAATVTAHRRLLKMTKAAAIPLYFYRHGDIKNPQYHVLIEAPVEHLPSEDEIDDATRVNQIIERQLRIAPTQYMWFHRRFKTRPDGYENIYK, encoded by the coding sequence ATGAGTCATCAACCCGAATTTAAGCCCGGTGAATTTCAATGGTCTTTCCTGCTTCCTCAATACTGGGGAATTTGGATCGGCATTATTTGCTTAATGATGTTGGCGATTCTACCGTGGGCACTGCAATTTCGCTTAGGACAAGCTTTAGGAAATGTATGTTTCAAAGCCCTTAGATCTCGCCGTGAAACAACCTTACGTAATCTTGAGGTCTGTTTTCCAGAATGGTCTGCGGCTGAAGTTGAAGCGAATGCACGTCAGGTCTTTGTCGATCAGATGATTGGGGTATTTGAAACTCTAAACGCATGGTATAGCCCAAAATGGTTTCAAGGTCGTGTCACGATTGAAGGCTTAGAATATGTCGAGCATGCACAAGCACAGAACCAAGGCATTTTATTTCTAGGTACACACTCGACCCTACTTGATGCGGGCGGATATCTATGCGCACAGTACTTTGAACCTGACGTGGTCTATCGTCCGCAAAACAATCCGTTGCTAGATATGCTGATTTATCGTTGCCGAGCGACGATTTATGCCAATCAAATTGACCATGACGATATGCGTGGCTTGGTCCGCAAGCTTAAACAAGGTCATGCCATTTGGTATAGCCCAGATCAAGATTTTGGTCTAAAACAAGGAGTCATGGCACCGTTCTTTGGTGTGCCTGCGGCAACAGTGACCGCACATCGTCGTTTGCTCAAAATGACCAAAGCTGCTGCCATTCCACTTTATTTTTACCGCCATGGCGATATCAAAAATCCGCAATATCACGTTTTAATTGAAGCGCCCGTTGAGCATTTACCGAGTGAAGATGAAATCGATGATGCAACGCGAGTCAATCAAATTATTGAACGCCAGTTACGTATCGCACCGACTCAATATATGTGGTTCCATCGCCGTTTTAAAACGCGCCCTGATGGTTATGAGAATATTTATAAATAA
- a CDS encoding SlyX family protein yields the protein MTKQQNLNDQASFSAPIEDLQVRIAFLDDLVEQLNDQVVKQNLEIADLQKQMKLLYQRVESSDLSEGIAEFDPMTNRPPHY from the coding sequence ATGACTAAACAACAAAATTTAAATGATCAGGCGTCATTTTCCGCACCCATTGAAGATTTGCAAGTCCGAATTGCATTTTTAGATGATTTAGTTGAACAGCTGAATGATCAGGTGGTGAAGCAAAACTTGGAAATTGCCGACCTACAAAAGCAAATGAAGCTTTTATATCAACGTGTTGAGTCATCAGATTTGTCAGAAGGGATTGCTGAATTTGACCCAATGACCAATCGTCCACCGCATTATTAA
- a CDS encoding RNA recognition motif domain-containing protein: protein MKILVRNLDRTVPEAELLKLFQAYGTVASCTLVMDPVTKKSKGFAFVEMPHGREAIKAIKGLNTLRLHGHGIRVKQAEEKPTDAAPSEAK, encoded by the coding sequence ATGAAAATTTTAGTTCGTAACTTAGATCGTACCGTTCCTGAAGCGGAATTACTTAAGTTATTTCAAGCATATGGCACAGTTGCTTCATGTACTTTGGTGATGGACCCTGTGACAAAAAAATCAAAAGGTTTTGCTTTTGTTGAAATGCCACATGGTCGTGAAGCGATTAAAGCAATTAAAGGTTTAAATACTTTACGTTTGCATGGTCATGGTATTCGTGTAAAACAAGCAGAAGAAAAACCGACGGATGCAGCGCCATCTGAAGCAAAATAA
- the topA gene encoding type I DNA topoisomerase, with translation MANAPRSTSKSSTAKTSTAGSKRALVIVESPAKAKTINKYLGPDYIVKSSVGHVRDLPTGASKTAEKKPATRTKLTDEQKAEKSQNALINRMGVDPEHDWKAKYEVLPGKEGVVAELKKLASQVDEVYLATDMDREGEAIAWHLKEVIGGDDSRYQRVVFNEITKNAIQEAFKQPSRLDIDKVNAQQARRFLDRVVGFMISPLLWEKIARGLSAGRVQSVAVKLVVEREREIRKFIPEEYWQVFADTKSKKDDIRLEAVKQNGKALKLHNKAETDALLNLIKDAEYKVSVREDKPTKVNPSAPYITSTLQQAASTRLGFSVKKTMTMAQRLYEAGFITYMRTDSTFLSDDAVSMVRGHIESEFGTKYLPAKPNKYGNKAGAQEAHEAIRPSTVGLKGDQLIGVDRDAQRLYDLIWRQFVACQMTPAEYLSSTILVDANGVELKAKGRTLVFDGFTKVRGANKADDDILLPAVKVGEVLKLEKLDPSQHFTKPPARFTEASLVKELEKKGIGRPSTYAAIISTIQDRGYVKLDNRRLFAEKMGEIVTDRLDENFNNLMNYAFTADLEGQLDKVADGDRNWKELLNSFYGDFKQRLTKAQGEDGMRRNQPVEVDAVHCKECDRPMQIRTGTTGVFLGCSGYNLPPKERCKGTFNLTPVESLAALSDDEAAETADLMSKKRCPICETAMDSYVIDGGRKLHVCGNNPDCDGYELEEGEFKIKGYDGPTIPCDKCDGEMQLKTGRFGPYFACNSCDNTRKVLKSGQPAPPRVDPIKMEHLRSTKHDDFFVLRDGAAGLFLAASKFPKVRETRAPKVAELRSVAEQIDPKYQFILQAPDVDPEGNPTLVKFSRKNQSQYIGSENAEGKQTKWSLVYQDGKWVEA, from the coding sequence ATGGCGAACGCTCCTCGATCCACATCAAAAAGCAGCACAGCGAAAACTTCTACAGCTGGGAGCAAGCGTGCCTTAGTGATTGTGGAGTCGCCTGCAAAAGCGAAAACAATCAACAAATACTTAGGTCCAGATTACATCGTGAAGTCATCTGTCGGTCACGTACGTGATTTACCGACAGGCGCGAGCAAAACGGCAGAGAAAAAGCCGGCAACGCGTACCAAGTTAACCGATGAACAAAAAGCAGAAAAATCGCAAAATGCATTGATTAACCGTATGGGTGTCGATCCAGAACATGACTGGAAAGCCAAATACGAAGTTTTACCGGGTAAAGAAGGTGTCGTTGCTGAACTGAAAAAACTGGCATCGCAAGTCGATGAAGTCTATCTCGCAACGGATATGGATAGGGAAGGGGAAGCGATTGCTTGGCATTTAAAAGAAGTGATTGGCGGGGATGATTCACGTTATCAACGTGTGGTCTTCAATGAGATTACTAAAAATGCCATTCAGGAAGCCTTTAAACAGCCGTCACGCCTTGATATCGATAAAGTGAATGCTCAGCAAGCCCGTCGCTTCTTAGACCGCGTGGTGGGCTTTATGATCTCGCCTTTACTGTGGGAAAAAATTGCCCGTGGTTTATCAGCAGGTCGTGTGCAATCGGTTGCAGTAAAACTGGTGGTTGAGCGCGAACGTGAAATTCGTAAGTTCATTCCAGAAGAATACTGGCAAGTGTTTGCGGATACTAAATCTAAAAAAGATGACATTCGTTTAGAAGCAGTCAAGCAAAATGGTAAAGCGCTTAAGCTGCATAATAAAGCCGAAACGGATGCGCTTCTAAATCTGATTAAAGATGCTGAATATAAAGTGTCTGTGCGTGAAGATAAACCGACGAAGGTTAATCCAAGCGCGCCATATATCACATCGACTTTGCAACAAGCGGCAAGTACCCGTCTCGGTTTCTCTGTCAAGAAAACCATGACCATGGCGCAGCGCTTATATGAAGCAGGTTTCATTACCTATATGCGTACTGACTCGACCTTCTTAAGTGATGATGCAGTCAGCATGGTACGCGGTCATATTGAATCTGAATTTGGCACAAAATACTTACCTGCAAAGCCAAATAAATATGGCAACAAAGCGGGTGCGCAAGAAGCCCATGAAGCGATTCGTCCATCAACAGTGGGTCTGAAAGGCGATCAATTGATAGGTGTAGACCGCGATGCACAGCGTTTATATGACCTGATTTGGCGTCAGTTTGTCGCGTGTCAAATGACGCCTGCCGAATACTTATCTTCAACGATTTTAGTGGATGCCAATGGTGTTGAGCTGAAAGCCAAAGGTCGTACTTTGGTCTTTGATGGTTTCACTAAAGTGCGTGGTGCCAACAAAGCCGATGACGATATTTTGCTGCCTGCGGTAAAAGTCGGTGAAGTACTCAAACTCGAGAAACTTGATCCATCGCAACACTTTACTAAGCCACCTGCACGTTTCACTGAAGCATCGTTGGTCAAAGAACTTGAGAAGAAAGGCATTGGTCGTCCATCGACTTATGCTGCGATTATCTCGACCATTCAAGATCGTGGTTATGTGAAGCTCGACAACCGTCGTCTCTTTGCCGAGAAGATGGGTGAAATCGTGACAGACCGTCTCGATGAAAACTTCAATAACCTGATGAATTATGCATTTACTGCAGATTTGGAAGGTCAACTTGATAAAGTTGCAGATGGCGATCGTAATTGGAAAGAATTACTCAATAGTTTCTATGGCGACTTCAAACAACGCCTGACTAAAGCGCAGGGTGAAGACGGTATGCGCCGTAATCAACCTGTCGAAGTCGATGCGGTACATTGTAAAGAATGTGACCGACCAATGCAGATTCGTACGGGTACGACGGGTGTATTCTTAGGTTGTTCTGGTTATAACTTACCGCCGAAAGAGCGTTGTAAGGGTACATTTAATTTAACCCCCGTTGAGTCTTTAGCTGCGCTGTCTGATGATGAAGCAGCAGAAACCGCTGACCTGATGTCGAAAAAACGTTGTCCAATTTGTGAAACCGCAATGGACAGCTATGTGATTGACGGTGGTCGTAAATTGCATGTCTGTGGGAACAACCCAGACTGTGATGGTTATGAACTCGAAGAAGGTGAGTTCAAAATCAAAGGTTATGACGGTCCAACCATTCCATGTGACAAGTGTGATGGCGAAATGCAGTTGAAAACAGGTCGTTTCGGTCCTTACTTCGCCTGCAACAGCTGTGACAATACCCGTAAAGTATTGAAGAGCGGTCAGCCAGCACCGCCACGTGTTGATCCAATTAAAATGGAACACTTACGCTCAACCAAACACGATGACTTCTTTGTTCTTCGTGATGGTGCAGCGGGTCTGTTCTTGGCAGCAAGCAAGTTCCCGAAAGTCCGTGAAACACGTGCACCGAAGGTTGCTGAACTGCGTTCTGTGGCGGAACAGATTGATCCGAAATATCAATTTATTTTGCAAGCGCCAGATGTTGACCCTGAAGGTAATCCAACTTTGGTTAAATTCAGCCGTAAAAACCAATCACAATATATTGGTTCTGAAAATGCAGAAGGTAAACAAACCAAATGGTCTTTGGTTTACCAAGATGGGAAATGGGTTGAAGCTTAA
- a CDS encoding ATP-dependent helicase, translating into MSLANLIDELNPQQKQAATTETKHSLVLAGAGCGKTKTIVARAAYLIEQGVPANQIQILTFTRRAASEIVARVELALGDQAKGLRASTFHTFCMYLLRRIPKAFGLEQFSIIDRDDQLMMFRLIRGKDDKNNPNSLPKPKELCDLYSYARNTRQKLSVALEKQMPEHLAFINIIGDIMKEYETRKRARSFLDYDDILAIVAAALAESDGLVDYVASICRHMLVDEMQDTNPLQWALLEPLKDKVNLFCVGDDAQSIYGFRGADFENIHHFKERVPDAEIFKLEKNYRSTQEILDLSNWLLDQSEIKYDKRLDAHRGEGIKPKMHIFPNEFDEAKWIAIDIKERHYIEGSPWRDHMVLVRSSFAARHIEAACIAANVPYRFIGGMKLLETAHVKDLMSLLRVIANPLDDIAWMRFLTLWNGVGDVGASKLAQQLLLEPSMDKIAEKLEQFGRIPAETLLIMKQMDVLRSEVKACVSLAVQAIENQLAENYKKDWARRQGDFELVKQLAAKHGQLSEFLEAYVLDPVSISEIERQSDNDVVTLITIHSAKGTEQKVCYVANVTPGQYPHARAQGDFNEVEEERRVLYVAMTRAQNELILTKQNLNHWARETVDEQGRKVESYFMNDLTRNLCTLETHYKTRQQTVKSALIESKSINLDFGIDLD; encoded by the coding sequence ATGAGTTTAGCCAACCTGATTGATGAATTAAATCCTCAACAAAAGCAAGCTGCCACAACTGAAACAAAACATAGCTTGGTTTTAGCAGGAGCAGGGTGTGGCAAAACCAAGACCATCGTAGCGCGTGCCGCTTACTTAATTGAGCAAGGTGTACCTGCCAATCAAATCCAAATTTTGACCTTTACCCGCCGTGCAGCCAGTGAAATTGTCGCGCGTGTGGAGTTAGCTTTAGGTGATCAAGCTAAAGGGTTGCGTGCATCAACATTTCATACTTTTTGTATGTATTTGCTGCGCCGTATTCCAAAAGCTTTTGGTTTAGAACAATTCTCGATTATTGATCGTGATGATCAACTCATGATGTTCCGCCTGATTCGCGGTAAAGATGATAAGAACAATCCGAATAGCTTGCCGAAGCCCAAAGAGCTATGTGATCTATATTCCTATGCGCGCAACACACGTCAAAAACTCAGTGTCGCTTTAGAAAAACAGATGCCTGAGCATTTGGCATTTATCAACATCATTGGCGACATCATGAAAGAATACGAAACACGAAAACGTGCGCGTAGTTTTTTAGATTACGATGATATTTTGGCAATTGTTGCAGCTGCACTCGCTGAGTCTGATGGCTTAGTGGATTATGTGGCTTCAATTTGTCGTCATATGCTCGTTGATGAAATGCAGGATACCAACCCACTGCAGTGGGCCTTGCTCGAACCTTTAAAAGACAAAGTTAATTTGTTCTGTGTTGGCGATGACGCACAATCCATTTACGGTTTCCGTGGTGCGGATTTTGAAAATATCCACCACTTTAAAGAACGTGTGCCTGATGCTGAAATTTTTAAGCTAGAGAAAAATTATCGTTCTACCCAAGAAATTTTAGATTTATCCAATTGGTTACTTGATCAATCCGAGATTAAATATGACAAACGTTTAGATGCACATCGTGGTGAAGGCATTAAACCGAAAATGCATATTTTTCCGAACGAATTTGATGAAGCCAAATGGATCGCGATTGATATCAAAGAACGCCATTATATTGAGGGTAGTCCTTGGCGTGATCACATGGTCTTGGTGCGTTCAAGTTTCGCTGCGCGTCATATAGAAGCCGCGTGTATTGCTGCCAATGTGCCGTATCGCTTTATTGGCGGTATGAAACTACTTGAAACCGCGCATGTGAAAGACTTAATGAGCTTACTGCGTGTAATTGCCAATCCACTCGATGATATTGCGTGGATGCGTTTCTTAACACTGTGGAATGGTGTAGGTGATGTGGGTGCAAGTAAACTGGCACAGCAACTTTTGCTTGAACCGAGTATGGATAAAATTGCTGAAAAGCTTGAACAATTTGGACGGATTCCGGCTGAAACCTTGCTCATCATGAAACAAATGGATGTGCTGCGCTCAGAAGTCAAAGCTTGCGTGAGTTTGGCGGTACAAGCCATTGAAAACCAATTGGCAGAAAATTATAAAAAAGATTGGGCACGTCGCCAAGGTGACTTTGAACTGGTCAAACAATTGGCTGCCAAGCATGGTCAACTCAGTGAATTCTTGGAAGCCTATGTGCTCGATCCTGTTTCTATTTCAGAAATAGAACGTCAGTCTGATAACGATGTGGTGACGCTGATTACGATTCACTCTGCCAAAGGGACCGAGCAAAAAGTGTGTTATGTGGCGAATGTGACACCCGGACAATATCCACATGCGCGTGCTCAAGGTGACTTTAATGAAGTCGAAGAAGAACGTCGTGTGCTGTATGTGGCGATGACGCGTGCACAAAATGAATTGATTTTAACCAAGCAAAATTTAAATCATTGGGCACGTGAAACTGTCGATGAACAAGGTCGTAAAGTGGAAAGCTACTTTATGAATGATTTAACCCGCAATTTATGTACTTTGGAAACCCATTACAAAACGCGTCAGCAGACGGTGAAAAGTGCCTTAATTGAAAGTAAGTCGATTAATTTAGATTTTGGCATTGATCTCGATTAA
- a CDS encoding endonuclease/exonuclease/phosphatase family protein, which translates to MIWIEIIAILVIWLSFWSLIPRDEWWFRGADFPRLQILVIGFVTLLFFIFWDAPWNRFTQVIFVGLLAAMAYQLKMVLPYTFIWKKQVKKVRLEQLDPDKQISLIVSNVLTPNQKYHLLIEQIEKHQPDLVLTLETDQTWQNELVVIEKDYPYRVPVPLDNLYGMHLYSKLELTDTEVKFILSDEIPSIHTTVTLRSGHAVQLYCLHPKPPSPTEAKDSTLRDAELLIVGDQIKDLDESCIVMGDLNDVAWSRTTRLFQRISGLLDPRVGRHYVNTFHADYPLLRWSLDHVFHSTDFALVKMQRLPHVGSDHFPVYVVLQTGAEFEQVQQELEQTDADEKEAQEAIQDGIEKAEKEEKIVTDEIAQDYKDGTKTP; encoded by the coding sequence ATGATTTGGATTGAGATTATTGCAATCTTGGTAATTTGGCTCAGCTTCTGGTCCTTGATTCCTCGAGATGAATGGTGGTTCCGTGGCGCTGACTTTCCAAGGCTACAAATCTTGGTAATTGGCTTTGTGACATTGCTGTTTTTCATCTTTTGGGACGCGCCATGGAATCGCTTTACACAAGTGATTTTTGTTGGATTATTAGCCGCGATGGCGTATCAACTGAAAATGGTTTTGCCCTATACCTTTATTTGGAAAAAGCAGGTCAAAAAAGTACGTCTAGAACAGTTAGACCCTGATAAACAAATTTCTTTGATTGTCTCTAATGTGCTCACCCCAAATCAAAAATATCATTTGCTGATTGAACAGATTGAGAAGCATCAACCCGATTTGGTGCTGACTTTAGAAACTGATCAAACTTGGCAAAATGAACTTGTCGTCATTGAAAAAGATTATCCATATCGTGTGCCTGTCCCTTTAGATAATTTGTATGGCATGCATCTGTATAGCAAGTTAGAACTCACAGATACTGAGGTGAAATTCATTTTAAGCGATGAAATTCCATCTATTCACACGACAGTCACGCTGCGGTCAGGGCATGCTGTGCAGCTGTATTGTTTACATCCGAAACCACCGAGTCCAACTGAAGCCAAAGATTCCACTTTACGTGATGCCGAGCTTTTAATTGTCGGTGATCAAATTAAAGATTTGGATGAAAGTTGTATTGTGATGGGTGATTTGAATGATGTCGCTTGGTCGCGAACCACACGACTATTCCAACGCATTAGTGGTTTACTTGACCCTCGGGTGGGCAGACATTATGTCAACACCTTCCATGCGGATTATCCTTTACTGCGTTGGTCACTCGATCACGTCTTCCATAGTACCGATTTTGCTTTAGTGAAAATGCAACGCTTACCGCATGTTGGTTCAGATCATTTCCCTGTCTATGTCGTGTTGCAAACTGGCGCAGAGTTTGAACAAGTGCAGCAAGAGCTTGAGCAAACCGATGCAGATGAAAAAGAGGCACAAGAAGCGATTCAAGACGGCATTGAAAAGGCTGAGAAGGAAGAGAAAATCGTGACGGATGAAATTGCTCAAGATTATAAGGATGGTACGAAAACACCATAA
- a CDS encoding NYN domain-containing protein, translating into MQTKKFAVLIDADNSSVNAISHVLEEVAKYGIASVKRIYGDWSSETLKSWRDVLLPHAITPVQQFAYTKGKDATDMILIIDAMDLLYAGALDGFCIVSSDSDFTPLASRIRENGLAVYGFGRKNTPEAFKKACDKFIYVENLMSDIEIKQQEDEELSTSSQKKTATSEKVIENKITSSAKDNIVLPDSLDGATLNLIYKAVKDNADENGWANLSMVGQYISAVKPDFDSRNYGRAKLSGLIKTLNLFETKIEMSQMYLRKMKKQGLQ; encoded by the coding sequence ATGCAAACAAAAAAATTCGCAGTCTTGATTGATGCAGATAATTCATCTGTGAATGCGATTTCACATGTTTTAGAAGAAGTTGCGAAATATGGTATTGCCAGTGTGAAACGTATTTATGGCGATTGGAGTAGCGAAACGCTAAAGAGTTGGCGTGATGTGTTATTGCCGCACGCCATTACGCCTGTACAGCAATTTGCCTATACCAAGGGTAAAGATGCCACCGATATGATTTTAATTATTGATGCGATGGATTTGCTTTATGCCGGTGCTTTAGATGGCTTTTGTATTGTATCGAGCGATAGTGATTTCACCCCGTTAGCCTCACGTATTCGCGAAAATGGCTTAGCTGTGTATGGTTTTGGTCGTAAAAATACACCTGAGGCGTTTAAAAAAGCCTGCGATAAGTTTATTTACGTTGAAAACTTAATGAGTGATATTGAGATTAAACAGCAAGAAGATGAAGAACTCAGCACCAGTTCTCAAAAGAAAACGGCAACTTCAGAAAAAGTCATTGAAAATAAAATCACATCCTCTGCAAAAGATAATATCGTTTTGCCTGATAGCTTAGATGGCGCAACACTCAATCTGATTTATAAAGCGGTCAAAGACAACGCAGATGAAAATGGTTGGGCAAATTTAAGTATGGTTGGGCAGTATATTAGTGCAGTAAAACCTGATTTTGATTCACGTAACTATGGTCGAGCGAAACTGTCTGGCTTGATTAAAACATTAAATTTATTTGAAACAAAAATAGAAATGAGCCAAATGTATTTAAGAAAAATGAAGAAACAAGGCCTTCAATAA
- a CDS encoding ATP-binding cassette domain-containing protein: MAYITLRDVQLAFGGPALLDGANFNLERGERVCLIGRNGEGKSTLLKLIEGSLVADSGEISLQNGITISMLAQDVPMDSGKVADIVADGVGEAAQVLRDYHLASDACVLGDMDACERMGNLQHQMDQLDGWSLETRVNSILGKMGLDPEADLADLSGGRKRRVLLARALLMQPDVLLLDEPTNHLDVESIEWLEKFLLDQNNLTLLFISHDRSFVDSIATRIVELDRGQLRSFEGNYSRYLELKTMQMEAEEKQNALFDKKLAEEEVWIRQGIKARRTRNEGRVRDLKALREESKARRAQQGKVTMATQDANRSGKLVFDIENLSVTFGDNAPIIKDFSALVLRGDRIGLVGDNGVGKTTLIKAILGELEHGGTVKTGTKLEVAYFDQLRNALDLDKSVKDNVSEGSDFVDVNGGRRHIYSYLQDFLFSPERARTPVKALSGGERNRILLAKLLLKPSNLIVMDEPTNDLDMVTLELLEEMLGGYKGTLLLISHDRAFMDNVVTSTWVFDGKGHIDEYIGGYQDYLEQRPDQTAVDQKSDVKKALAKAEASAAAAAPKKVKLSYKDQRALEQLPLEMEALEKEQAEINDILADGSLFVKDADKAMKLSERLGEIDELLLEKLERWEELENLTKD; the protein is encoded by the coding sequence ATGGCCTATATTACCCTTAGGGATGTCCAACTTGCGTTTGGTGGACCCGCCCTGCTCGACGGCGCGAATTTCAACTTAGAACGTGGCGAGCGAGTGTGTTTGATCGGCCGTAATGGTGAGGGTAAGTCTACCTTACTTAAGCTTATCGAAGGAAGTTTAGTGGCCGATAGCGGTGAGATTTCACTGCAAAATGGCATCACCATTTCGATGCTTGCCCAAGATGTACCCATGGACTCAGGCAAAGTGGCTGATATTGTCGCAGATGGTGTTGGTGAAGCAGCTCAAGTCCTTCGCGATTACCACCTCGCAAGTGATGCATGCGTACTCGGTGATATGGATGCCTGTGAACGTATGGGTAACTTACAACATCAGATGGATCAACTTGATGGCTGGTCGCTTGAAACACGTGTGAACTCCATTTTAGGCAAAATGGGTCTTGACCCTGAAGCTGATCTTGCCGATTTATCAGGTGGTCGTAAGCGTCGTGTACTCCTTGCACGTGCATTGTTGATGCAACCTGATGTGTTACTACTTGATGAACCGACGAACCATTTGGACGTTGAAAGTATTGAATGGTTAGAAAAATTCTTACTCGATCAAAACAATCTGACGTTACTGTTTATTTCGCATGACCGTTCATTTGTGGACAGCATTGCTACGCGTATTGTCGAACTTGATCGTGGTCAATTGCGTAGTTTTGAAGGTAACTATTCACGTTACCTCGAACTTAAAACCATGCAAATGGAAGCTGAAGAAAAGCAAAATGCATTGTTTGATAAAAAACTTGCTGAAGAAGAAGTTTGGATTCGCCAAGGCATTAAAGCACGTCGTACCCGTAATGAAGGTCGTGTCCGCGACTTAAAAGCATTACGTGAAGAATCGAAAGCCCGTCGTGCCCAACAAGGCAAAGTAACGATGGCGACTCAAGATGCCAATCGCTCAGGCAAATTGGTCTTTGATATTGAAAATCTAAGCGTTACTTTTGGTGATAATGCACCGATTATCAAAGACTTCTCGGCACTTGTGTTACGTGGCGATCGTATTGGTTTAGTCGGTGACAACGGTGTCGGTAAAACCACGCTCATTAAAGCCATTTTGGGTGAACTTGAGCATGGCGGTACGGTAAAAACCGGGACTAAGCTTGAAGTCGCGTACTTTGACCAGTTGCGTAATGCACTTGATCTTGATAAATCTGTCAAAGATAACGTATCTGAAGGTTCGGACTTCGTCGATGTGAACGGTGGTCGTCGTCATATCTATAGCTATTTACAAGATTTCTTGTTCTCCCCTGAACGTGCGCGTACACCAGTCAAAGCATTATCTGGTGGTGAACGTAATCGTATTTTACTTGCGAAACTTTTACTTAAACCATCAAATTTAATCGTAATGGATGAGCCAACCAATGACTTGGATATGGTGACGCTTGAACTATTAGAGGAAATGTTGGGTGGCTATAAAGGTACTTTGCTCCTAATCTCGCATGACCGTGCATTTATGGACAACGTGGTGACATCGACTTGGGTCTTTGATGGTAAAGGTCATATCGATGAATACATCGGTGGTTATCAAGACTATCTTGAGCAACGCCCTGATCAAACCGCGGTCGATCAAAAAAGCGATGTAAAAAAAGCCTTGGCAAAAGCAGAAGCAAGCGCTGCTGCAGCTGCACCGAAAAAAGTAAAACTCAGCTATAAAGATCAACGTGCTTTAGAACAATTGCCTTTAGAGATGGAAGCTTTAGAGAAAGAGCAAGCCGAGATTAATGACATTTTGGCAGATGGCTCACTGTTCGTTAAAGACGCTGACAAAGCGATGAAACTTTCAGAACGCCTAGGTGAAATTGACGAGCTTTTACTTGAAAAGTTAGAACGCTGGGAAGAACTTGAAAACTTAACCAAAGACTAA
- a CDS encoding ammonium transporter — protein sequence MENTGIWVAVVIVIFVMGSILGLRVSPREKAIGMMRDQARKMGLHPRLVVAPDWTKIPMATENRASMVAYYSVLLPEARLPLMRARIVDQKFEIVHGDDKFKDFPIALKGIYAIDMQANCVGMFWDEEADLRATQLEDIKALLHALAEL from the coding sequence ATGGAAAATACAGGAATTTGGGTTGCTGTTGTCATTGTGATTTTTGTCATGGGCTCTATTTTAGGCTTACGTGTAAGTCCAAGAGAAAAAGCCATTGGCATGATGCGTGATCAAGCACGAAAAATGGGATTGCATCCACGATTGGTGGTTGCCCCTGATTGGACCAAAATTCCGATGGCAACGGAAAACCGTGCCAGTATGGTGGCGTACTATAGTGTATTACTTCCAGAGGCGCGTTTGCCGCTGATGCGTGCCCGTATTGTTGACCAAAAGTTCGAAATCGTACACGGCGATGACAAATTTAAAGATTTTCCCATTGCATTAAAAGGCATTTATGCTATTGATATGCAGGCGAACTGTGTGGGAATGTTTTGGGATGAAGAAGCCGATTTAAGAGCCACCCAGTTAGAAGACATCAAAGCACTCCTACACGCTTTGGCTGAACTTTAA